Proteins found in one Corynebacterium canis genomic segment:
- a CDS encoding ABC transporter permease, translating into MKAPTKNMLRQSARQARSLLGLIIIIAVGIGFYVTIKTSSVNYENSSNKFFHQYALPDLLVAGGEFDAEDEKKVAEIPGVEAVQRRAVVDTQRGDHTLRLMSYDTSSPRANKPYIYSGKSPRSPDECLITEKYAEANKVRVGDRIEFSHKRFEDSCVVAGFATTPEDLYLKQSATQPIADPKDFGMLYVDTEFMTRHELPLSEIAVRYREGVDTEDLDDRIAETLGDKVRDVTRRPDIYSYNAFKSDVEHFGLMAYVFPLVFLIIAAVVIFVGQRRNVLRDRRQIGVLKAMGYGSWEVMRLYIFAAVVTALVGSILGFGFAQLAGPWVIGNFDSVLSAPFLDFDGSIDNLVVPSALAIAVCVASTLFAVGRIVMIRPAEAMHAEAPQEGKNILLQRTPLWRRMSFNSRYAAKATLRNKGRFIAMLCGMIALLMLTVMSLGFRDSFRYVTSNYYDTVARYDVSINVPPTPRDQEPEFIDAVSLDAYERALVLSATLDSNEHSEDLPLLIADNPIEMHNLTTEVGEPVDFEGGVVIPKYYAEKLGVGIGDSVDISTPSGLASGSVEISDLSNQNLGFTVALTFDTAEKHLNLHDPVYNTVYAQASTNVDAIVKKLEREDDVLSVSSITDDKTSYQKLTDTFGVYTTLLVVFSIVLGIATLYSVSSITLLARQYEFIVLQVMGYSRNDILRAYLKEMVLQFLLALPIGLVGGYVLTTYLTSLFSNDSMLFQAQVTEISYAVAIAAAIVVIGIVWLNARTQLRKQDLVAGLKAREE; encoded by the coding sequence GTGAAAGCACCCACCAAAAACATGCTGCGGCAATCCGCCCGGCAGGCCAGATCGCTTCTGGGCTTGATTATCATTATTGCGGTGGGCATTGGGTTTTACGTGACCATTAAAACCTCCTCGGTGAATTACGAAAATAGCTCCAATAAGTTCTTTCACCAGTACGCGCTCCCCGACCTGCTCGTCGCGGGCGGGGAATTCGATGCGGAGGACGAAAAGAAGGTAGCGGAAATTCCCGGGGTGGAGGCCGTGCAGCGCCGCGCCGTGGTGGATACGCAGCGCGGCGATCACACGCTGCGTTTAATGTCGTACGACACCAGCAGCCCGCGGGCCAATAAGCCGTATATCTACAGCGGGAAATCCCCGCGCAGCCCCGACGAGTGTTTAATTACGGAGAAATACGCAGAGGCGAACAAGGTGCGGGTCGGTGACCGGATTGAGTTTTCCCATAAGCGCTTTGAGGATTCGTGCGTGGTAGCGGGATTCGCCACGACACCCGAAGACCTATACCTCAAACAGAGCGCAACTCAGCCGATCGCCGATCCCAAAGACTTTGGGATGCTGTACGTGGATACCGAATTTATGACGCGCCACGAGCTGCCCTTAAGCGAAATTGCGGTGCGCTACCGTGAGGGCGTCGATACGGAAGATTTGGACGATCGCATCGCTGAAACACTCGGCGACAAAGTGCGCGACGTCACGCGGCGGCCGGACATTTATAGCTACAACGCCTTTAAATCCGACGTCGAACATTTCGGATTGATGGCGTACGTTTTTCCGCTGGTGTTTCTGATTATCGCTGCGGTTGTGATTTTCGTGGGGCAGCGCCGCAATGTGCTGCGCGATAGGCGCCAGATCGGCGTGCTCAAGGCGATGGGCTACGGCTCCTGGGAAGTCATGCGTTTGTACATATTTGCGGCTGTAGTGACGGCGTTGGTTGGCTCCATCCTAGGCTTCGGATTTGCGCAGCTCGCTGGGCCGTGGGTGATCGGGAATTTCGACTCCGTGCTTTCTGCGCCGTTCCTGGATTTCGATGGTTCTATCGACAACCTTGTGGTGCCGTCCGCGCTCGCTATCGCCGTTTGTGTAGCGTCCACACTATTTGCGGTGGGGCGCATCGTCATGATCCGCCCGGCGGAGGCCATGCACGCGGAAGCGCCGCAAGAAGGCAAAAATATCCTGCTGCAACGCACCCCCCTGTGGCGAAGAATGTCCTTCAATTCGCGCTATGCCGCGAAGGCCACCCTGCGCAACAAGGGGCGCTTTATCGCCATGCTGTGCGGCATGATCGCACTGCTCATGCTGACCGTGATGTCGCTCGGATTCAGGGACTCGTTTCGCTATGTGACCTCGAATTACTACGACACCGTTGCCCGCTACGATGTGTCCATCAACGTGCCGCCCACACCGCGCGACCAGGAACCGGAGTTTATCGACGCCGTGTCCCTCGACGCCTACGAACGCGCACTCGTGCTTTCCGCAACGCTGGACTCCAATGAGCATTCTGAGGATCTGCCGCTGCTGATCGCCGATAACCCAATTGAAATGCACAACCTGACCACCGAAGTCGGCGAGCCGGTGGACTTTGAGGGCGGCGTGGTGATTCCGAAATACTATGCGGAAAAGCTTGGCGTGGGCATTGGGGATAGCGTGGATATTTCGACGCCGAGCGGGCTGGCGTCCGGCAGCGTAGAAATCTCCGACCTGTCCAATCAAAACCTCGGTTTTACCGTCGCGCTCACGTTCGATACCGCGGAGAAGCACCTGAACTTGCACGATCCGGTGTATAACACGGTATACGCGCAGGCAAGCACCAATGTGGACGCCATTGTAAAGAAACTGGAACGCGAAGACGACGTGCTATCCGTCAGTTCCATTACGGACGATAAAACCAGCTACCAAAAACTCACCGATACGTTCGGGGTGTACACAACACTGTTGGTGGTTTTCTCCATCGTATTGGGCATTGCGACCCTATACTCAGTTTCCTCAATCACCCTGCTGGCGCGGCAATACGAATTCATTGTGCTGCAGGTCATGGGGTATTCCCGAAACGACATCCTCAGGGCATACCTCAAAGAAATGGTCCTGCAATTCTTGTTGGCACTCCCGATCGGTTTGGTTGGCGGATATGTGCTCACCACATACCTGACATCGCTATTTTCAAACGATTCGATGCTATTCCAGGCGCAGGTTACGGAAATCAGCTATGCGGTCGCAATCGCCGCGGCAATTGTAGTGATCGGCATTGTGTGGCTCAACGCCCGCACCCAGCTCCGCAAACAGGATTTGGTGGCGGGCCTCAAAGCCCGAGAAGAATAA
- a CDS encoding response regulator: MIRLLIVDDEALIRTGLATIFRASGEIDVVGEAGTGREAVAQAQALHPDVICMDIRMPDGDGLSATRAIRALDPAPNVIVITTFDMDEYVFGALEAGACGILLKDSPMETLVEGVRRAASGEGLVDAALTRRVIAEFARRKTGVALASAGLTPRERDCVIALCQGFSNTEIARSLFLEPSTVKTHLSSAMAKTGTHNRVQLAIWAFRNNVVS; the protein is encoded by the coding sequence GTGATTCGCCTGTTGATTGTTGACGATGAAGCGCTCATACGCACCGGCCTAGCCACGATTTTTCGCGCTTCCGGCGAGATTGACGTGGTGGGGGAGGCGGGCACGGGACGCGAGGCCGTCGCCCAGGCCCAGGCGCTGCACCCGGACGTTATTTGTATGGATATTCGAATGCCCGATGGGGACGGATTATCGGCCACGCGGGCGATTCGCGCCTTGGATCCGGCGCCGAATGTCATCGTAATCACCACCTTCGATATGGACGAATACGTGTTCGGGGCGCTGGAGGCGGGCGCGTGCGGGATCCTGCTCAAGGATTCGCCGATGGAAACCCTAGTCGAAGGCGTGCGGCGCGCGGCCTCCGGGGAGGGGCTTGTCGACGCCGCGCTGACCCGCCGTGTCATCGCAGAGTTTGCGCGCCGCAAAACCGGCGTGGCACTTGCTTCTGCGGGGCTCACTCCACGGGAGCGTGATTGCGTAATTGCATTGTGCCAAGGATTCAGCAATACCGAAATTGCGCGGAGCCTATTCTTGGAACCTTCGACGGTGAAAACTCATTTGTCCTCCGCGATGGCGAAAACTGGAACGCATAATCGCGTCCAGCTCGCCATCTGGGCCTTTAGAAACAATGTGGTCAGCTAG
- a CDS encoding sensor histidine kinase, whose protein sequence is MQPVTIAVTGCMLVVQALAMLRRRTQPVRMFWLALCCEVFIVITPVMQVPPTSAGQGLALLFLAYALVRYSQHPVRHLIPGIIIVSIVYAMPAMVVPVLRINTPILALASLVTALLTLGGGALTGFIVLSNQRLQDAQRQMILAEERTRIARELHDTTAHHLSSIAIQTTAARAMLDTDPAAARSHLEGVSASISAALADVRATVSTLRNYTAAEVDNAPQPTLDNVPELIEHCRELGMDIRVQGSGLSEGLTTVEQRCAYRILQEALTNARKHAPGATVEVTLYDAGLKVHTRGSFTAKPLGRGGTGMRERAAQCGAELLNGPAEHGWLVALKWKETRDSPVDC, encoded by the coding sequence ATGCAGCCTGTAACCATTGCGGTGACCGGCTGCATGTTGGTTGTTCAAGCACTCGCAATGCTGAGGCGCCGCACCCAGCCTGTTCGAATGTTTTGGCTAGCCCTGTGTTGTGAGGTTTTTATCGTTATCACGCCAGTCATGCAGGTCCCGCCGACGAGCGCGGGCCAAGGGTTAGCCTTGCTATTTTTAGCGTATGCGCTGGTGCGCTATTCGCAGCATCCGGTGCGTCATTTAATTCCCGGAATTATTATCGTTTCGATTGTGTATGCGATGCCTGCGATGGTGGTTCCGGTATTGAGAATCAATACACCGATTCTAGCGCTCGCATCGTTGGTTACGGCGCTATTAACGCTCGGCGGCGGCGCGCTCACTGGGTTTATTGTGCTGAGTAATCAGCGGCTTCAGGATGCGCAACGGCAAATGATCCTTGCGGAGGAACGTACGAGGATTGCGCGGGAGTTGCACGATACTACGGCGCATCATCTGAGCAGCATCGCCATTCAGACTACGGCTGCGCGGGCAATGTTGGATACGGATCCGGCGGCGGCGCGCTCTCATCTTGAAGGCGTTTCTGCAAGTATTTCTGCGGCTCTTGCGGACGTACGTGCGACGGTGTCAACGTTGCGTAACTATACCGCGGCGGAGGTGGATAATGCGCCGCAGCCAACTCTTGACAACGTTCCGGAGTTAATCGAACACTGCCGCGAATTGGGCATGGATATTCGAGTGCAGGGGTCCGGATTGTCGGAGGGTTTAACCACCGTGGAACAGCGCTGCGCATACCGGATTTTGCAGGAGGCGTTAACTAATGCGCGGAAGCACGCCCCCGGAGCCACAGTCGAGGTGACGCTGTACGATGCAGGGTTGAAGGTGCACACCCGCGGTAGTTTTACCGCAAAACCGTTGGGGCGTGGCGGTACCGGAATGCGGGAACGTGCAGCTCAATGTGGTGCAGAATTGTTGAATGGGCCGGCCGAGCACGGCTGGTTGGTGGCGCTGAAATGGAAGGAAACTCGTGATTCGCCTGTTGATTGTTGA
- a CDS encoding ABC transporter ATP-binding protein yields MSRLLEGRDVCVRFGHTEALKNAHLSAKPGEVVALLGPNGAGKTTLLKSLLGLIKHTGEITITPDVGILLDDGGLLPGLTGRQHLVAVLLHRGLPAKRADELLELVDMARHADRKLGQYSLGMRRRIALAAALATQPKLLLLDEPANGLDPEGIRWLTSFLQRYAAAGNAVVISTHHLAEAAIMASKVTMINNGTTVYEGETQDNLEQHYFELMGSES; encoded by the coding sequence ATGAGCAGATTACTTGAAGGCCGAGACGTATGTGTTCGCTTCGGCCATACTGAGGCGTTGAAAAACGCGCACTTAAGTGCAAAGCCGGGAGAGGTGGTGGCCCTGTTGGGGCCAAACGGCGCTGGTAAAACCACGCTGCTGAAGTCCCTTTTGGGGCTGATCAAACACACCGGAGAAATCACGATCACCCCTGACGTTGGCATCCTTCTCGATGACGGTGGCTTACTCCCCGGATTGACTGGTCGCCAGCATCTCGTGGCGGTGCTGTTGCATCGCGGCTTGCCTGCTAAGCGAGCCGATGAGCTTTTGGAACTGGTCGACATGGCTAGGCACGCGGACCGTAAGTTGGGGCAGTATTCGTTGGGTATGCGGCGTCGAATAGCGCTTGCTGCGGCATTGGCTACCCAACCGAAATTATTGCTTCTTGATGAGCCTGCAAATGGCCTAGACCCCGAAGGAATCCGTTGGTTGACTAGTTTTTTGCAACGGTATGCGGCGGCGGGTAACGCCGTGGTGATCTCCACGCATCATTTGGCGGAAGCCGCGATCATGGCAAGCAAAGTCACCATGATCAATAACGGCACAACCGTTTATGAAGGCGAAACTCAAGACAACCTTGAACAGCACTATTTTGAACTCATGGGGAGCGAATCCTGA
- a CDS encoding anaerobic C4-dicarboxylate transporter gives MFLVLCILIVIGAIVLGARLGSVAIGLAGGLGVLLLGLVGVPVTRDDIPFDVIGIIMTVIAAIAAMQRAGGMDYLVFVAERVLRKRPRYVTYLAPLVTYLMTLFAGTGHTAFSTLPVIAEVAKDGKVRPSRPLSIAVVSSQLAITASPISAAVVFMASLMEPLGVGYLELLAVVIPATFFAIFPTAFVTNKLGKELEDDPIYQQRLEQGLVKQPKGSDYVPTKAARQSVWIFLAAIVIVMCYATAISEQVGLITEPTLPRNEAIMSIMLATATVITIVCRIPASEIAGTQVFKSGMSACVCVMGVAWLGTTIINAYIEDIKVLSGNVLQAYPWMLAVVLFFAAALLYSQAATAKALMPAALAVGVSPLTAIASFAAVSSLFVLPTYPTLLAAVEMDDTGSTRIGKFVFNHSFIIPGTLCIALAVAFGFLFGSIIL, from the coding sequence GTGTTTTTAGTTTTATGCATTCTAATCGTTATCGGGGCCATTGTTTTGGGGGCCCGGTTGGGTTCTGTGGCGATCGGCCTCGCCGGCGGGCTAGGCGTGTTGCTGCTCGGCCTCGTTGGCGTCCCAGTAACCCGAGACGATATTCCCTTCGATGTCATCGGCATCATTATGACGGTGATCGCCGCAATCGCGGCGATGCAACGTGCCGGAGGCATGGATTACTTGGTGTTCGTAGCGGAACGCGTATTGCGTAAACGTCCCCGTTACGTTACCTATTTGGCACCGTTGGTGACCTATTTAATGACCCTATTCGCAGGCACCGGGCATACCGCGTTTTCCACATTGCCGGTGATTGCGGAGGTGGCAAAGGACGGGAAGGTACGCCCGTCTCGCCCGTTGTCTATTGCGGTGGTTTCCTCGCAGCTAGCCATCACGGCATCGCCAATCTCGGCGGCGGTTGTGTTTATGGCTTCGCTTATGGAGCCGCTGGGCGTCGGATATTTAGAGTTACTTGCGGTGGTTATACCAGCAACATTTTTTGCGATATTCCCAACCGCATTTGTCACAAATAAATTGGGCAAAGAACTCGAAGATGACCCCATCTATCAGCAAAGATTGGAACAAGGTTTAGTCAAGCAGCCCAAGGGTTCAGATTATGTTCCCACAAAGGCGGCGCGCCAATCCGTATGGATTTTCCTCGCCGCCATTGTGATCGTGATGTGTTATGCAACAGCGATCTCGGAACAGGTCGGATTGATTACTGAACCGACATTGCCGCGTAATGAGGCGATTATGTCCATTATGTTGGCGACAGCAACCGTAATCACCATTGTGTGCCGCATTCCCGCCTCGGAAATCGCAGGTACACAGGTGTTCAAATCGGGCATGTCCGCGTGCGTGTGCGTGATGGGCGTGGCCTGGCTCGGCACGACCATTATCAACGCCTACATTGAGGACATCAAGGTGCTTTCCGGCAACGTGTTGCAGGCGTACCCGTGGATGCTGGCCGTGGTGCTATTCTTCGCCGCTGCCTTGCTGTACTCGCAGGCCGCGACGGCGAAGGCGCTGATGCCGGCCGCATTGGCGGTGGGCGTTTCACCGCTGACGGCCATAGCATCGTTCGCCGCAGTGTCCTCGCTGTTTGTTCTCCCCACGTATCCGACATTGCTTGCGGCTGTGGAAATGGATGATACCGGTTCCACACGGATTGGAAAGTTTGTATTCAACCATTCCTTTATCATTCCGGGTACTTTGTGTATCGCCCTTGCCGTCGCATTCGGGTTCCTTTTTGGGTCCATTATTTTGTAG
- the aspA gene encoding aspartate ammonia-lyase — translation MSKRKAQTAAEDTKVDSQEKPVAPAEPAAGAPSQASNKSGKPGFRIEEDLLGKMEVPNDAYYGVHTLRAIENYQISRTTINQVPEFIRGMVQVKKACALANRRLHTLPGKKCEAIVWACDEILEHGRCMDQFPIDVFQGGAGTSLNMNTNEVVANLALEYLGEPKGSYHIINPNDDVNMSQSTNDAYPTGFRLGVYAAMQELIVRFDALQSAFNAKGSEFMDILKMGRTQLQDAVPMTLGEEFLAFAHNLAEEQAILRMSANRLLEINLGATAIGTGVNTPAGYRHQVTATLSEVTGLEMKSARDLIEATSDTGAYVLAHGAVKRAAMKLSKICNDLRLLSSGPRAGLNEINLPPRAAGSSIMPAKVNPVIPEVVNQVCFKVFGNDLTVTMAAEAGQLQLNVMEPVIGEALFQSIRFLGNAAETLRTKCVVDITANPEVCRQYVDNSIGIVTYLNPFIGHHNGDMIGKEAAATGKSVRELVLEKGLMDEKTLDQVLSKENLMHPVFRGKLYLEN, via the coding sequence ATGAGTAAGAGGAAGGCGCAAACAGCCGCCGAAGACACCAAGGTTGATTCACAAGAAAAGCCTGTTGCACCTGCGGAACCCGCAGCTGGCGCACCAAGCCAAGCTTCGAACAAATCGGGGAAACCGGGGTTCCGTATCGAGGAGGATCTGCTCGGCAAGATGGAAGTCCCCAATGATGCGTACTACGGTGTGCATACATTGCGGGCCATCGAAAACTACCAGATTTCGCGTACGACCATCAATCAGGTTCCGGAGTTTATTCGGGGCATGGTGCAGGTCAAGAAGGCGTGCGCATTGGCGAACCGCAGGTTGCACACGCTCCCTGGCAAAAAGTGCGAGGCGATCGTATGGGCGTGCGATGAAATCTTGGAGCATGGTCGCTGCATGGATCAATTCCCGATCGACGTGTTCCAGGGTGGCGCTGGCACCAGTTTGAACATGAATACTAATGAGGTGGTCGCCAACCTAGCGCTCGAATACTTGGGCGAGCCGAAGGGTTCCTATCACATCATTAACCCCAATGATGATGTCAATATGAGCCAGTCCACCAATGACGCGTACCCCACCGGTTTCCGCCTCGGCGTGTACGCGGCTATGCAGGAGCTCATCGTGCGTTTCGACGCCCTGCAATCGGCGTTTAACGCCAAAGGCTCGGAGTTCATGGACATTCTGAAGATGGGTCGAACCCAGTTGCAGGATGCCGTGCCTATGACTCTTGGCGAGGAGTTCTTGGCCTTTGCCCACAACCTGGCTGAAGAGCAGGCGATCCTGCGTATGTCTGCGAATCGTTTGCTGGAGATCAACCTGGGCGCTACCGCTATCGGTACCGGTGTGAATACCCCGGCCGGGTATCGGCACCAAGTGACGGCTACCTTGTCCGAGGTCACGGGCCTGGAAATGAAGTCGGCGCGAGACTTGATTGAGGCGACCTCTGATACGGGCGCATATGTGCTTGCTCATGGCGCGGTGAAGCGTGCCGCGATGAAGCTTTCCAAGATCTGTAATGATCTGCGGCTGCTGTCGTCGGGTCCGCGTGCCGGGTTGAACGAGATCAACCTGCCGCCGCGCGCCGCTGGTTCCTCGATCATGCCGGCCAAGGTGAACCCGGTGATCCCGGAGGTTGTCAACCAGGTGTGCTTCAAGGTGTTTGGCAATGACTTGACCGTGACCATGGCCGCCGAAGCTGGCCAGCTGCAGCTGAATGTCATGGAGCCGGTGATCGGTGAGGCCTTGTTCCAGTCCATCCGTTTCCTTGGCAACGCTGCGGAGACGTTGCGCACCAAGTGCGTTGTGGATATCACTGCAAATCCGGAGGTGTGCCGCCAATACGTGGATAATTCCATTGGCATTGTCACGTATCTGAACCCTTTTATCGGGCACCATAACGGCGACATGATTGGCAAGGAGGCCGCCGCAACCGGAAAGTCGGTTCGTGAATTGGTCCTGGAAAAAGGGCTTATGGATGAGAAGACTCTGGACCAGGTTCTTTCCAAGGAAAACCTGATGCACCCAGTCTTCCGCGGGAAATTATACTTGGAGAACTAG
- the hisG gene encoding ATP phosphoribosyltransferase, which yields MLKVAVPNKGSLSEAAVEILREAGYVGRGDSKSLTVIDKTNNVEFFFLRPKDIAIYVANGHLDLGITGRDLAADSMADVSEILSLSFGASTFRYAAPRDQDWTVDMLHGKRIATSYPNVVRKDLAKRGITAEVIRLDGAVEISIKLGVADAIADVVSTGRTLRQQGLEPFGEPLVDSEAVIVGRKNAPITPEQQVLLRRVEGILHAQNFLMLDYNVQRNLLKEATKITPGLSGPTVSPLALEDWVAVRAMVPKSEANAIMDELAALGARAILASEIRIARI from the coding sequence ATGCTTAAAGTTGCTGTTCCGAATAAAGGTTCGCTGTCTGAGGCGGCGGTGGAGATCCTGCGTGAGGCAGGCTACGTCGGCCGCGGCGATTCGAAATCCCTCACGGTCATAGACAAAACCAATAACGTCGAGTTTTTCTTTCTGCGTCCGAAAGACATTGCCATCTACGTCGCGAACGGGCACCTTGATCTCGGCATCACCGGGCGCGATCTCGCGGCGGATTCGATGGCTGATGTCAGCGAGATTCTGAGTCTGAGTTTCGGCGCCTCTACGTTTCGTTATGCCGCGCCGCGTGACCAGGACTGGACGGTGGACATGCTGCACGGCAAGCGCATCGCTACCTCTTATCCAAACGTTGTTCGGAAAGACCTAGCCAAGCGTGGCATCACCGCGGAAGTGATTCGGCTGGATGGCGCGGTGGAGATTTCCATTAAATTGGGCGTGGCGGATGCCATCGCCGACGTGGTTTCTACGGGGCGCACGCTCCGCCAGCAAGGATTGGAACCTTTCGGCGAACCGCTGGTGGATTCCGAGGCCGTGATCGTGGGGCGCAAAAACGCTCCGATCACCCCCGAACAGCAGGTTTTATTGCGCCGGGTTGAAGGCATTCTGCACGCGCAGAACTTCCTCATGCTGGACTACAATGTGCAACGCAACCTGCTCAAGGAAGCCACGAAAATCACGCCGGGGCTTTCGGGCCCCACGGTGTCTCCGCTGGCACTTGAGGATTGGGTTGCGGTTCGGGCCATGGTTCCAAAGTCCGAAGCAAATGCGATCATGGATGAGTTGGCGGCGCTGGGGGCCCGCGCGATCCTCGCTTCCGAGATTCGCATCGCACGTATTTAA
- a CDS encoding phosphoribosyl-ATP diphosphatase, whose protein sequence is MSTVKNFDSLYSELVDRAASRPEGSGTVAALDKGVHALGKKVIEEAGEVWLAAEYQSKEELAEEISQLLYWTQVMMVARGVTPDDVYKYL, encoded by the coding sequence ATGTCCACCGTGAAAAATTTTGACTCGCTGTATTCCGAGCTTGTTGATCGTGCGGCTTCTCGCCCCGAGGGTTCCGGCACCGTCGCAGCACTTGATAAGGGTGTTCATGCGTTGGGGAAAAAGGTCATCGAGGAGGCCGGCGAGGTGTGGTTGGCCGCCGAGTACCAATCGAAAGAAGAGCTGGCGGAGGAAATCTCGCAGCTATTGTATTGGACCCAAGTCATGATGGTGGCGCGTGGCGTGACTCCTGACGATGTTTATAAATACCTCTGA
- a CDS encoding adenylate kinase: MKRVLILGRGGAGKSTLAQALAHRLQIEHINLDSIFWQANLSPTPPEQWRKIQDGIIAKNSWIIDGDLGPYDKDLGARIAAADTIMVLDYPLGICAWRTVRRGKENGEYWRWLLSYRIKHLPRIKRLIQKFGRHATVHYIHSPWGIPDLLNRAAALPK; the protein is encoded by the coding sequence ATGAAACGTGTACTTATCTTGGGCCGAGGCGGGGCAGGCAAATCCACGCTTGCTCAAGCTCTGGCACACCGTTTGCAAATCGAACACATCAATTTGGATTCCATATTCTGGCAAGCCAACCTCTCCCCTACACCGCCGGAACAATGGCGCAAAATACAAGACGGAATAATCGCCAAAAATTCCTGGATTATCGATGGCGATTTGGGCCCCTACGATAAGGACCTAGGCGCCCGAATTGCAGCCGCAGACACGATTATGGTGCTGGATTATCCGCTCGGAATTTGCGCGTGGCGCACCGTGCGCCGCGGTAAGGAAAACGGCGAATATTGGCGTTGGCTGCTCAGTTACCGCATCAAGCACCTTCCTCGGATCAAACGCTTGATCCAAAAGTTTGGCCGTCACGCCACGGTCCACTACATACACAGCCCGTGGGGCATACCCGATCTTTTGAACCGCGCCGCGGCACTTCCAAAATAG
- a CDS encoding Dyp-type peroxidase, translating into MTYQHGINAYGTTDHVYLEFDLVQGADAKEAIGKLAAAVNLPTTVGANAVVGVRPELWAELADAANVPANVHGFNEPIRGADGYEMPATQHDAWLWVASASRSESFNVSRHILDKVAGLLDIADETVGWVYEGNRDLTGFEDGTENPGALEVPSVIAVPAGEPGAGSSVLLFQKWPHLVNKWAKLSVDKQQSVIGRTRADSVELPEEAMPESSHVSRTVVEHDGEELEVLRRNTSYGELREHGTVFVGFSFDQWRLEEMLRRMAGAVDGPRDALTYFADVVSGSWYVCPSVSALLAIAETVGEDAEED; encoded by the coding sequence ATGACTTACCAACACGGAATTAATGCGTATGGCACTACGGATCACGTCTATTTAGAGTTTGATCTTGTGCAAGGCGCCGATGCGAAAGAGGCTATCGGTAAACTCGCCGCGGCCGTCAATCTGCCCACCACCGTTGGCGCAAACGCGGTCGTCGGCGTGCGTCCCGAGCTGTGGGCGGAGCTTGCCGACGCCGCGAACGTACCAGCGAATGTGCACGGCTTCAACGAGCCCATTCGGGGCGCCGACGGGTATGAAATGCCGGCTACGCAGCATGATGCTTGGCTGTGGGTTGCCTCCGCGTCGCGTTCGGAATCGTTTAATGTGTCCCGCCATATCCTTGATAAGGTCGCCGGGCTGCTCGATATCGCCGATGAGACTGTCGGATGGGTGTACGAAGGCAACCGCGACCTTACCGGTTTTGAAGACGGTACCGAAAACCCCGGCGCGCTGGAGGTCCCGAGCGTGATCGCCGTGCCGGCGGGCGAACCCGGCGCTGGTTCCTCCGTGTTGCTCTTCCAAAAGTGGCCACACCTAGTGAACAAGTGGGCGAAACTTTCGGTGGATAAGCAGCAAAGCGTGATCGGCCGCACCCGCGCGGATAGCGTCGAGCTGCCCGAGGAAGCCATGCCGGAAAGCTCGCACGTGTCCCGCACCGTGGTGGAGCACGATGGCGAGGAGCTGGAGGTGCTGCGCCGCAATACTTCCTATGGTGAGCTGCGCGAACACGGCACCGTCTTCGTCGGCTTCTCCTTCGATCAGTGGCGCCTCGAGGAAATGTTGCGCCGCATGGCGGGCGCTGTGGATGGCCCGCGTGACGCGCTGACGTACTTTGCCGACGTGGTCAGCGGCTCCTGGTACGTGTGCCCTTCGGTTTCGGCGCTCCTCGCCATTGCCGAAACTGTTGGCGAAGACGCCGAGGAGGACTAA
- a CDS encoding Rv0909 family putative TA system antitoxin: MGIFDAAKQKAQDALKSEQTTDTVLDKGEELAKNKFGADKADQVSKARQVIDDKVGE, translated from the coding sequence ATGGGAATTTTCGACGCCGCGAAGCAAAAGGCGCAAGACGCGCTTAAGAGTGAGCAAACTACCGACACTGTTCTGGATAAAGGCGAAGAATTGGCCAAGAATAAGTTCGGTGCAGATAAAGCCGATCAGGTTTCAAAGGCTCGCCAAGTGATTGACGATAAGGTGGGCGAATAG